A window of Ruania suaedae contains these coding sequences:
- a CDS encoding capsid cement protein → MAQYLPLFRPGDTVTFSVTTAVVGGQPVEVGTIDRSVAPAAAASAKVVGVPGHDAAVGEKVTVEVGKPIHLLTASGAVTRGDRLEIADSGAVSTLSAGEAVYLALTSAADGEAVEALQL, encoded by the coding sequence ATGGCTCAGTACCTTCCCCTCTTCCGGCCCGGCGACACCGTGACGTTCTCCGTCACGACCGCCGTCGTTGGTGGCCAGCCCGTCGAGGTCGGCACCATCGACCGCTCCGTCGCCCCTGCGGCCGCCGCGTCGGCGAAGGTGGTCGGCGTGCCCGGTCACGACGCCGCCGTCGGCGAGAAGGTGACCGTGGAGGTCGGCAAGCCGATCCACCTGCTCACCGCCTCTGGCGCGGTCACCCGGGGCGACCGCCTCGAGATCGCCGACTCCGGTGCCGTGAGCACCCTCTCGGCAGGCGAGGCCGTATACCTCGCACTCACCTCCGCGGCCGACGGCGAAGCCGTCGAGGCGCTCCAGCTCTGA
- a CDS encoding phage portal protein family protein: MSEMGYQRESLPGWGSLAEDSHETNPALLWPASIDVFDKMRREDAQVGSVLRAVTFPIRRTTWMIDPADARPSVVNLVADSFGLPVKGKQRKAPIRTRDRFDFDEHLRLALLELVFGHSVFEQVYRVDESGMVRLRKLAWRPPRTIAKWDIASDGGLVAVEQYGVGTVKNPRIPVDKLVVYVNEREGANWVGTSLLRTAYKNWLLKDRTLRAQAVGVERNSLGIPVYEGAPIPEGVEMTEEQFQAWVQSQKDDGLTLAKSARAGQEAGASIPNGAKFTLTGVTGNRADTDKPIRYHDEQIARAVLAHFLNLGTETGSWALGSTFAEFFVGSLNAVALHIANTCQAHVVEDLVDLNFGPDEPAPRLVPATIGEEQPATAEAIKSLIDSGAIEPDDELEAYVRQRYKLPVKDVGTRRGALEGAAAEAARRATEGVAVDMTDAERARFAAEVVQKVYLGVGTVIDKDEARDIVRRSGADLGSDEPEEAA; the protein is encoded by the coding sequence ATGTCCGAGATGGGCTACCAGAGGGAGTCGCTGCCAGGCTGGGGATCGCTGGCCGAAGACTCGCACGAGACGAACCCGGCGCTGCTCTGGCCGGCCTCGATCGACGTGTTCGACAAGATGCGTCGCGAGGATGCGCAGGTCGGGTCCGTGCTACGCGCGGTGACGTTCCCGATCCGTCGAACCACCTGGATGATCGACCCGGCCGACGCTCGCCCGAGCGTGGTGAACCTGGTCGCGGACTCGTTCGGGCTGCCGGTGAAGGGCAAGCAGCGCAAGGCGCCGATCCGCACCCGTGACCGGTTCGACTTCGACGAGCACCTGCGCCTGGCGCTGCTGGAGCTGGTGTTCGGCCACAGCGTGTTCGAGCAGGTCTACCGCGTGGACGAGTCGGGCATGGTGCGTCTGCGCAAGCTCGCATGGCGACCGCCGCGCACGATCGCGAAGTGGGACATCGCGAGCGACGGCGGCCTGGTCGCCGTGGAGCAGTACGGCGTCGGCACGGTGAAGAACCCGCGCATCCCGGTCGACAAGCTCGTGGTGTACGTCAACGAGCGCGAGGGTGCGAACTGGGTAGGCACCTCGCTGCTGCGCACGGCCTACAAGAACTGGCTCCTGAAGGACCGCACCCTGCGGGCCCAGGCGGTCGGCGTCGAGCGCAACAGTCTCGGCATCCCGGTCTACGAGGGTGCGCCGATTCCCGAGGGCGTCGAGATGACCGAGGAGCAGTTCCAGGCCTGGGTCCAGTCGCAGAAGGACGACGGCCTGACCCTGGCGAAGTCCGCTCGCGCGGGCCAGGAGGCGGGTGCCTCGATCCCGAACGGGGCCAAGTTCACCCTCACCGGCGTGACGGGCAACCGGGCCGACACCGACAAGCCGATCCGCTACCACGACGAGCAGATCGCCCGGGCGGTGCTCGCGCACTTCCTGAACCTCGGCACCGAGACCGGCTCCTGGGCACTGGGGTCCACGTTCGCGGAGTTCTTCGTCGGCTCGCTGAACGCCGTCGCGCTGCACATCGCGAACACCTGCCAGGCTCACGTTGTCGAGGACCTCGTGGACCTCAACTTCGGGCCGGACGAGCCGGCGCCGCGACTGGTGCCGGCGACCATCGGCGAGGAGCAGCCGGCCACGGCCGAGGCGATCAAGTCGCTCATCGACTCCGGCGCGATCGAGCCTGACGACGAGCTCGAGGCGTACGTGCGGCAGCGCTACAAGCTGCCCGTCAAGGACGTCGGCACCCGGCGCGGGGCGCTCGAGGGCGCGGCGGCCGAGGCGGCCCGTCGTGCCACCGAGGGCGTTGCCGTCGACATGACCGACGCCGAGCGCGCCCGGTTCGCCGCAGAGGTGGTGCAGAAGGTCTACCTCGGGGTCGGGACCGTGATCGACAAGGACGAGGCGCGCGACATCGTGCGCCGCTCCGGTGCGGACCTCGGGTCCGACGAGCCTGAGGAGGCTGCATGA
- a CDS encoding phage tail tube protein — MSVVPLPAGTTLGKSFEYGLDINLGSTASESWQPVRRISAWTPTYPPTTQDQATYDDLGAANEAVTARSFATSFTVQGNRSVTTGLFLPEVEALLAAAKATLDGATVDIRWYHKPEFGTPNPNDAGRASCRVEVTRQNSGNSEIEVFNVTLTGQGPFESITNPFAGWDVTEPVLAAVSPDEAVEGELVTLTGTGFLGATDVDFGGTPADEFVVANAATIIASLPTGTAGSVDVTVTTPGGTSNILTYTRG, encoded by the coding sequence ATGAGTGTCGTTCCCCTTCCCGCCGGCACTACGCTCGGCAAGTCCTTCGAGTATGGGCTGGACATCAACCTGGGCAGCACTGCCTCGGAGTCCTGGCAGCCCGTCCGCCGCATCAGCGCGTGGACTCCGACCTACCCGCCCACCACGCAGGACCAGGCGACCTACGACGACCTGGGTGCGGCCAACGAGGCCGTGACGGCGCGCTCGTTCGCGACGTCGTTCACCGTGCAGGGCAACCGGTCGGTGACCACGGGCCTGTTCCTGCCCGAGGTGGAGGCGCTGCTCGCGGCCGCCAAGGCCACGCTGGATGGCGCCACCGTGGACATCCGCTGGTACCACAAGCCGGAGTTCGGGACCCCGAACCCGAACGACGCTGGCCGGGCCTCCTGCCGCGTGGAGGTCACCCGGCAGAACTCGGGCAACTCCGAGATCGAGGTCTTCAACGTGACCCTCACCGGGCAGGGTCCGTTCGAGTCGATCACCAACCCGTTCGCCGGGTGGGACGTGACCGAGCCGGTACTGGCCGCCGTGAGCCCGGACGAGGCTGTCGAGGGTGAGCTGGTGACCCTGACCGGCACCGGCTTCCTGGGGGCGACCGACGTCGACTTCGGCGGCACCCCGGCGGATGAGTTCGTGGTGGCCAACGCGGCCACGATCATCGCCTCTCTGCCCACCGGCACCGCCGGTTCGGTGGACGTCACCGTCACCACCCCCGGCGGCACGTCCAACATCCTCACCTACACCCGAGGCTGA
- a CDS encoding minor capsid protein, with protein MDDAEVTLAICELLGGVPGWHWSTTTPPPAGEVGIFYGAIPDEPDRAIGARVYGGSDPHVYSPRRRVQLLIRGARGDVDDADQIAGFAFLVLQGRSRTKGLSQIERTSFGPLGADANGREERSENYLVYVDNPGVGT; from the coding sequence GTGGATGACGCCGAAGTCACGCTCGCCATCTGCGAGCTGCTGGGCGGGGTTCCGGGCTGGCACTGGTCCACGACGACGCCGCCTCCCGCCGGCGAGGTGGGCATCTTCTACGGCGCAATACCGGACGAGCCTGACCGGGCGATCGGTGCGCGCGTGTACGGCGGCAGCGACCCGCACGTCTACTCCCCGCGGCGCCGAGTGCAGCTGCTCATTCGTGGCGCACGCGGGGACGTCGACGACGCCGACCAGATCGCCGGGTTCGCCTTCCTCGTGCTGCAGGGCCGCTCCCGAACGAAGGGTCTGTCGCAGATCGAGCGGACGTCGTTCGGGCCCCTCGGCGCGGACGCGAATGGGCGCGAGGAGCGCTCAGAGAACTACCTGGTGTACGTCGACAACCCGGGAGTAGGCACATGA
- a CDS encoding terminase large subunit, producing MLKVQLIPWERWLFLHLGELNPDGTLRFRKALVIVARQNGKTLVAAILAAFFLYVDSVRWAQIVNPRDFVIVGAAQKLDIAMKPWTQVRQWGGPDDLKVGIAYDRVALLQAGTRMPRMVNGETELVTLEGSVYRPRTFEGARGYSSARLILDELRQQYDYEGWSAIEKSATAMFDSMLLAFSNAGTYRSVVLKDVREIAHESVEDPDAEWFLAEWSAEPDAPLDDPRAFAQANPSAGYLPGMTIEGLMRTARNAKNKSLERIEVLCQWVTQNVEPYIEPVDWKDLQVAPSKVKVPKGARTVWAVDTSADRSTTWVAAAVETEDGKPLVTVRTKRAGIVWAVEYLKALAEESGHREVALQAQGCPVIELIPLLKDAGLTVHEMDRPTCAIATGQLHDRVMRDRALVLTEQPDVDLAIEGGLATQYAENRLWSREKSKPVDIAGVCAETWALYALVNLEPEAKADPPPPPRAAVLQSSAHDGPSEESLLSTAF from the coding sequence GTGCTCAAGGTGCAGCTCATCCCGTGGGAGCGCTGGCTCTTCCTTCACCTCGGTGAGCTCAACCCGGATGGCACACTGCGGTTCCGCAAGGCACTGGTGATCGTCGCTCGCCAGAACGGCAAGACGCTCGTGGCCGCGATCCTGGCCGCGTTCTTCCTGTACGTGGACTCGGTCCGCTGGGCGCAGATCGTTAACCCGCGGGACTTCGTGATCGTCGGCGCGGCTCAGAAGCTCGACATCGCGATGAAGCCGTGGACGCAGGTGCGCCAGTGGGGCGGCCCGGACGATCTGAAGGTCGGGATCGCCTACGACCGTGTGGCGCTGCTGCAGGCCGGCACGCGGATGCCGCGCATGGTCAACGGCGAGACGGAGTTGGTCACGCTCGAGGGCTCGGTCTACCGGCCGCGGACGTTCGAGGGCGCGCGCGGGTACTCATCGGCGCGGCTGATCCTGGATGAGCTCCGGCAGCAGTACGACTACGAGGGCTGGTCGGCGATCGAGAAGTCGGCGACGGCGATGTTCGACTCGATGCTGCTGGCCTTCTCCAACGCTGGCACGTACCGCTCGGTGGTGCTCAAGGACGTTCGCGAGATCGCGCACGAGTCGGTCGAGGATCCGGACGCCGAGTGGTTCCTGGCCGAGTGGTCGGCGGAGCCTGATGCGCCCCTGGATGATCCGCGAGCGTTCGCGCAGGCGAACCCGTCCGCCGGCTACCTGCCGGGCATGACGATCGAGGGCCTGATGCGGACGGCTCGCAACGCGAAGAACAAGAGCCTTGAGCGCATCGAGGTCTTGTGCCAGTGGGTGACGCAGAACGTCGAGCCCTACATCGAGCCGGTGGACTGGAAGGACCTGCAGGTCGCGCCGTCCAAGGTGAAGGTTCCGAAGGGTGCTCGCACAGTGTGGGCGGTGGACACCTCCGCCGATCGGTCGACGACGTGGGTGGCCGCGGCGGTGGAGACCGAGGATGGCAAGCCGCTGGTGACGGTGCGCACGAAGCGCGCTGGGATCGTGTGGGCAGTCGAGTACCTCAAGGCCCTGGCTGAGGAGTCTGGACATCGTGAGGTGGCGCTGCAGGCTCAGGGCTGCCCGGTGATCGAGCTGATCCCGCTGCTGAAGGATGCGGGCCTGACGGTGCACGAGATGGATCGTCCGACCTGCGCCATCGCTACGGGCCAGCTGCATGACCGGGTCATGCGCGACCGAGCCCTGGTGCTGACCGAGCAGCCGGATGTAGACCTCGCGATCGAGGGCGGCCTGGCGACGCAGTACGCCGAGAACCGCCTGTGGTCGCGCGAGAAGTCCAAGCCCGTGGACATCGCCGGGGTGTGCGCTGAGACGTGGGCGCTGTACGCGCTGGTGAACCTCGAGCCCGAAGCGAAAGCAGATCCGCCGCCACCGCCGCGCGCGGCCGTCCTGCAGTCCAGTGCCCACGACGGGCCATCCGAAGAGTCGCTGCTTTCGACCGCGTTCTAG
- a CDS encoding terminase small subunit, with amino-acid sequence MTQFERQSVAAALDRAIAAADHLTDRDAGAIAAARALADKIDAWDEIVQWALDDAAESGSRPRVPANDNTSLPTFLKFLDALQLVPPAEKAKPGPAATASDAQQAMNAMRQGLHSVPGVG; translated from the coding sequence ATGACGCAGTTCGAGCGCCAGTCGGTCGCCGCGGCCTTGGATCGCGCGATCGCCGCCGCCGACCACCTGACGGATCGAGACGCCGGCGCGATCGCTGCGGCTCGCGCCCTCGCGGACAAGATCGACGCCTGGGACGAGATCGTCCAGTGGGCGCTGGACGATGCGGCGGAGAGCGGCTCTCGACCGCGAGTGCCGGCGAACGACAACACGTCGCTGCCGACGTTCCTGAAGTTCCTCGACGCGCTGCAGCTGGTGCCGCCGGCGGAGAAGGCGAAGCCGGGGCCGGCGGCTACGGCGTCAGATGCGCAGCAGGCAATGAACGCGATGCGGCAGGGGTTGCACTCGGTGCCGGGGGTGGGGTGA
- a CDS encoding PASTA domain-containing protein has protein sequence MRMRLAAVVAAVALLAGCSGPSDGAESPQPVATTQEPSPTPSEDPTTVEPVDQVEVPDVVGMDGLAAQREIEGAGLALDGSAEGEPTDVASQDPEAGTMVDDGSEVSLELVPPAVIDHEIEIEDENIYVWVESTMSSRDAWLITRDLAMNEDLDEGGYFVQFNCTEGGTAGAWNRQANGKIAIGNRGAALTGLNDGAFQSELLDGATCP, from the coding sequence ATGCGAATGCGTCTTGCCGCGGTCGTCGCTGCCGTCGCCCTGCTGGCCGGTTGCTCCGGACCTTCGGACGGGGCCGAATCGCCTCAGCCCGTAGCCACCACTCAGGAGCCGTCGCCGACACCGAGTGAGGATCCGACGACCGTCGAGCCTGTCGATCAGGTCGAAGTTCCCGACGTAGTCGGCATGGACGGGCTCGCAGCGCAGCGCGAGATTGAAGGCGCAGGGTTGGCCCTCGACGGGAGCGCCGAGGGCGAGCCGACCGATGTCGCCTCGCAGGATCCGGAGGCCGGGACCATGGTTGACGACGGCTCAGAGGTGAGCCTCGAACTCGTCCCGCCAGCGGTCATCGATCACGAGATCGAAATCGAGGACGAGAACATCTACGTCTGGGTCGAGTCGACCATGAGCAGCCGCGACGCCTGGCTCATCACCCGAGACCTGGCCATGAACGAAGATCTCGACGAGGGCGGGTACTTCGTGCAGTTCAACTGCACCGAGGGCGGAACTGCCGGCGCCTGGAACAGGCAGGCCAACGGAAAGATCGCGATCGGCAATCGCGGAGCGGCCTTGACCGGGCTGAACGACGGTGCGTTCCAGAGCGAGTTGCTCGACGGGGCGACATGCCCTTGA
- a CDS encoding head maturation protease, ClpP-related, whose amino-acid sequence MKQAKKVNRFWGERPLPKSKREFFDAITTPAPSGEGTVATIRMYGPIDSYGGFWGISTKDVGQVLDALPDSVSQVILRINSPGGEVFEGVSILNMLRAHKASVTAVVDGLAASAASVIAAGCDETVMSPGTQMMIHSPWTFTLGNAAELRKDADRLDGIESSLVEIYQGKAGDADWAAMLAEETWFNAAETVAAGLADRVAVIPDVGEAETVGEEEPEIVVVPLADDDEDSAFITQIAAFGRDPNPPSSSEPGEPNRKGSAMSGDFKAGLRERLGVTDADASDEALLAALDETLAEQADDEAAPAATLPEGAIVLDKGVHEQLIADAAKGRKAMETIDAQRRDGIISAAVNDGRIAPASREAWRAQLDRDEDGTKALIESMPKNTVPVNEIGHAEDQSVEDSTYANVFPTAKES is encoded by the coding sequence ATGAAGCAGGCCAAGAAGGTGAACCGCTTCTGGGGCGAGAGGCCTCTCCCGAAGTCGAAGCGAGAGTTCTTCGACGCGATCACCACCCCGGCGCCCTCTGGCGAGGGGACGGTGGCAACGATCCGGATGTACGGCCCGATCGACTCCTACGGCGGCTTCTGGGGGATCTCCACCAAGGATGTGGGCCAGGTCCTCGACGCGCTACCCGATTCGGTGTCGCAGGTGATCCTGCGCATCAACTCCCCCGGCGGCGAGGTGTTCGAGGGCGTCTCGATCCTGAACATGCTGCGGGCCCACAAGGCGAGCGTGACTGCCGTGGTCGACGGCCTGGCCGCATCGGCTGCGTCGGTCATCGCCGCAGGCTGCGACGAGACCGTGATGTCGCCCGGCACCCAGATGATGATCCACTCGCCGTGGACGTTCACCCTCGGGAACGCGGCCGAACTGCGCAAGGACGCCGACCGCCTGGACGGCATCGAGTCCTCGCTGGTGGAGATCTACCAGGGCAAGGCTGGCGACGCCGACTGGGCGGCGATGCTCGCCGAGGAGACGTGGTTCAACGCGGCCGAGACGGTCGCGGCCGGTCTCGCTGACCGGGTGGCCGTGATCCCCGACGTCGGCGAAGCCGAGACGGTCGGCGAGGAGGAGCCGGAGATCGTCGTGGTCCCGCTCGCCGATGACGACGAGGATTCCGCCTTCATCACCCAGATCGCGGCGTTCGGCCGCGACCCCAATCCCCCGAGCTCGTCCGAGCCGGGTGAACCCAACCGAAAGGGGTCTGCCATGAGTGGCGACTTCAAGGCTGGCCTTCGTGAGCGGCTCGGCGTGACCGATGCCGACGCCTCGGACGAGGCGCTGCTCGCGGCGCTCGACGAGACTCTCGCGGAGCAGGCCGACGACGAGGCGGCTCCGGCCGCCACCCTGCCCGAGGGCGCGATCGTGCTCGACAAGGGCGTGCACGAGCAGCTCATCGCGGACGCTGCGAAGGGCCGCAAGGCGATGGAGACGATCGACGCCCAGCGGCGCGACGGCATCATCTCCGCCGCCGTCAACGACGGCCGCATCGCCCCCGCCTCCCGCGAGGCGTGGCGCGCACAGCTCGACAGGGACGAGGACGGCACCAAGGCGCTGATCGAGTCCATGCCGAAGAACACCGTCCCGGTCAACGAGATCGGGCACGCCGAGGACCAGTCGGTCGAGGACTCGACCTACGCCAACGTCTTCCCGACCGCGAAGGAGTCCTGA
- a CDS encoding HK97 gp10 family phage protein encodes MVKQNNAKLTEIEKAGRDALQDEAKKILKRAKELAPKDDGVLRRSGRVLVNDVNVTVRFRAPHAWIQHENLDYKHDVGEAKYLERAVDESNFEAEIVHNVGARLRGG; translated from the coding sequence ATGGTCAAGCAGAACAACGCCAAGCTGACCGAGATCGAGAAGGCCGGCCGCGACGCCCTGCAGGACGAGGCGAAGAAGATCCTGAAGCGCGCGAAAGAGCTCGCACCGAAGGACGACGGCGTGCTGCGGCGATCGGGCCGCGTCCTCGTCAACGACGTGAACGTCACCGTCCGATTCCGAGCACCCCACGCCTGGATCCAGCACGAGAACCTCGACTACAAGCACGACGTGGGCGAGGCGAAGTACCTCGAACGCGCGGTGGATGAGTCGAACTTCGAGGCCGAGATCGTCCATAACGTGGGAGCGAGGCTGCGCGGTGGATGA